One region of Armigeres subalbatus isolate Guangzhou_Male chromosome 3, GZ_Asu_2, whole genome shotgun sequence genomic DNA includes:
- the LOC134224519 gene encoding histone H2B-like produces MKQVHPDTGVSSKPMSIMNSFVNDIFERIAAEASRLAHYNKRSTITSREIQTTVRLLLPGELAKHAVSEGTKAVTKYTSSK; encoded by the coding sequence atgaagcAGGTCCACCCGGACACTGGCGTCTCGTCGAAGCCGATGAGCATCATGAACAGCTTCGTAAACGACATCTTCGAGCGTATCGCGGCCGAGGCCTCCCGTCTGGCGCACTACAACAAACGCTCAACTATCACCAGCCGCGAGATTCAGACCACCGTTCGCCTCCTGCTGCCGGGCGAGCTGGCCAAGCACGCTGTCTCGGAGGGCACCAAAGCCGTCACCAAGTACACCAGCTCCAAATGA